A region of Nakaseomyces glabratus chromosome M, complete sequence DNA encodes the following proteins:
- the AIM24 gene encoding Aim24p (CAGL0M09317g~Ortholog(s) have role in inner mitochondrial membrane organization and integral component of mitochondrial inner membrane localization) yields the protein MLKSRFEVVGKEALMASLPLEPSVPMCIRKGCLVSVMAGGAHGSGKTASLVIGHKWVNFWTNLARFRSWNSSLYHVLTTSGKENRALVAPNISRGSPWLSALKLVVSILSKNSKGITITDPQRSIYPLELDGTQDWNVWGRDSLIAFEQNDSLDIKPASLSSSLKRDALFSHSHKYQVVTGRGSVLLGGYGDIYSIDLKNSTDDIVINAQNILAVSGKGQTETMNAIENNPFIISHTAASNIPEFTSNVQELAAFEDPKQQQSQTIVQKTVKEAARASKAVWHWISYVYKKTVIFSNNNGHNITSPAFVKIKGPRTIIIQTSHETTQPVSVSTVDILPRTVENAIPEVVETPKAKSDSYINYATVQPDGNVTFRSVSNFNETIAERY from the coding sequence ATGTTGAAGTCGCGGTTTGAAGTTGTTGGGAAGGAGGCCCTTATGGCATCGTTGCCATTGGAGCCCTCTGTGCCGATGTGTATAAGGAAGGGATGCCTGGTGTCTGTGATGGCAGGTGGTGCGCATGGGAGCGGTAAGACTGCTAGTTTGGTTATAGGTCACAAATGGGTCAACTTCTGGACTAATTTAGCCAGGTTTCGGTCCTGGAACAGCTCTCTGTACCACGTTCTCACGACTTCTGGGAAGGAGAATCGTGCCCTGGTTGCCCCAAACATCTCCAGAGGGTCGCCTTGGCTGAGTGCATTGAAGCTGGTCGTAAGTATATTGTCGAAGAACTCGAAAGGGATTACTATCACAGACCCTCAGCGCAGTATTTACCCATTAGAGCTCGATGGTACTCAAGATTGGAACGTATGGGGGCGTGACTCCCTGATTGCATTTGAACAGAACGATAGTTTAGATATCAAACCTGCATCTTTGAGCAGCTCTCTGAAGCGTGATGCTCTGTTTTCCCATAGTCATAAGTATCAAGTGGTTACTGGGCGCGGTAGTGTTTTATTAGGTGGATATGGCGATATATACTCAattgatttgaagaatagCACGGATGATATAGTAATAAATGCTCAGAATATCCTTGCAGTTTCTGGTAAAGGCCAGACTGAGACTATGAATGCTATCGAGAACAATCCATTCATCATCTCCCATACAGCCGCATCGAACATACCAGAGTTTACTTCAAATGTTCAAGAACTAGCTGCTTTTGAAGACCCCAAACAGCAGCAATCCCAGACCATAGTGCAAAAGACTGTAAAGGAAGCTGCTCGTGCTTCTAAAGCAGTTTGGCATTGGATATCCTatgtatataaaaaaactgTCATATTCAGTAACAACAATGGTCATAATATCACTTCTCCAGCATTTGTAAAGATCAAGGGGCCAAGAACTATCATTATACAGACATCACATGAGACTACACAACCCGTAAGTGTCAGTACTGTTGATATCCTTCCTAGAACAGTAGAGAACGCTATTCCAGAAGTCGTTGAAACGCCAAAGGCAAAATCTGATAGCTATATAAATTATGCAACAGTGCAACCTGATGGTAATGTGACATTTAGAAGTGTATCAAACTTTAATGAAACAATTGCTGAACGGTACTAG
- the MIX23 gene encoding Mix23p (CAGL0M09339g~Ortholog(s) have mitochondrial intermembrane space localization): MAKQGQEELTVSFSEQLLDPNLSFPDYQQTTRQLTLNRARCVDPTLIDTFLRNLRHGSDDVIKQKLNNYSKQTEHRNDTRLQKCDSLIHREIYPNWQVRDSIIDFCAAQATQLKYELDQQKSSEVIRTTVDTRLDPYSVRDLQHEEEKKYKQWNDLNNWVENNRTIEGILRGSSDHFLKQNCDQNVDYLRKFWDLSSK, from the coding sequence ATGGCAAAGCAGGGTCAAGAGGAGCTAACAGTGTCATTTTCAGAACAGTTATTGGATCCCAACCTTAGCTTTCCGGATTATCAGCAGACTACGAGGCAACTGACGTTAAACAGGGCTAGATGTGTTGATCCCACACTAATAGATACCTTTCTAAGGAATTTGAGGCATGGATCAGATGATGTTATCAAACAGAAGCTGAACAATTATAGCAAGCAAACTGAGCACCGAAACGATACTAGATTACAAAAATGTGATTCACTGATTCATCGGGAAATATATCCCAACTGGCAGGTTCGAGATAGTATCATTGATTTCTGTGCCGCACAGGCAACGCAACTAAAGTACGAATTAGATCAACAGAAATCTTCAGAGGTAATAAGGACTACTGTGGATACACGGTTAGACCCATACTCTGTCAGAGACCTTCAacatgaagaagagaaaaaatataagcAATGGAATGACTTGAATAATTGGGTTGAAAACAATAGGACCATCGAGGGTATACTCAGAGGCAGCTCAGATCATTTCTTAAAACAGAATTGCGATCAAAATGTTGATTATTTGAGAAAGTTCTGGGATTTGAGCTctaaataa